The Hippopotamus amphibius kiboko isolate mHipAmp2 chromosome 16, mHipAmp2.hap2, whole genome shotgun sequence genomic interval ttgaatgagatccttgctgggtagagtattcttggttgtaggttcttccctttcatcacttgaaatatatcatgccactcccttctggcttgcagagtttctgctgagaaatcagctgttaacctgatgggagttcccttgtgtgttatttgtcatttttcccttgttgcttttaataacttttctctgtctttaatttttgtcagtttgactactatatgtcttggcatgtttctccttggatttatcatACCTGGGACTccttgtgcttcctggacttgggtagctatttcctttcccatgttagggaagttctcaGCTATAACTCTTCCAGTAttgtctcaggtcctttctctctctcttctccttctgggacccctataatgtgaatgttggtgcatttaatgttgtcccagaggtctcttaggctgtcttcagttcttttcattcttttttctttattcttttctgcatcagtgattatcaccattctgtcttccaggtcacttatttgcccttctgcctcagttaatctgctattggttccttctagtgtatttttcatttcagttattgtgttgcatatctctgtttgctctttaattcttctaggtctttggtaaacttttcttgcaacttttcgatctttgcatccagtcttttttcaaagtcctggatcatcttcaccatcattattctgaattctttttctggaagagtgcctatttccacttcatttagttgtttttctggtgtgttatcttgtcccttcatctggtacaaagtcttatgccttttcattttctctgtctttctgtggctgtggttttcagttccataagatgaaatagtgctgatactgcttgatactgctgtctgccctcttgtggaggaagctgtctaggaggctcgtgggtgcttcctgatgggagggactgatggtgggttgggctgcatgggcagagctcagtaaaactttaacctgatttggtggacagagctcagtgacactttaatctgcttgtctgccaatgggtggggccgTGTTCCCATCTTCTTAGATGTCtcgcctgaggcgacccagcactggagcttacaggctctttgatggggctaatggtggactctgggagggctcatgccaatgaacacttccgcaaacccctgccaccagtgcccctgtctcctcggtgagccacagcttccccccacctctgtaggcaaccccccaacaccagcaggtaggttcattcagtctcctatggggtcactgctccttcccccaggtcctggtgagcgcacttttttgtgtgccctccaagagtggagtctctgtttctcccagtcctgtggaggtcctgcaatcaaatcccgcaggctttcaaagtcagattctctggggattcctcctcccattgctgaacCCCCAGGTTTgaaagcctgacatggggctcagaaccctcactttactgggtgaacttctgtggtataactgttctccagtttgtgagtcacccacccagcatttatgggatttgattttaatgcgattgcgcccctcctaccgtctcattgcggcttctcctttgtctctgcatgtggagtgtttttttgttgttgctgagtaccagtgtctttctgtcgatgattgttcagcagttagttgtaattctggtgctcttgcaatagggtgtgagtgcatgtcctcctactccaccatcttgattcctctctccTTAGTATGTTGATTATAGTTGTTTTATATTCCTGATCTGATGATTCCCACGTTCCTGTCATGTCTGGATCTGCTGCTTCCTCTGTGTCTTCAAACTGTTTTTTGCATGTTAGTAagccttgttttttcttttttttctttttatttatttattttatttatttattggctgtgttgggtcttcattgctgcacgtgggctttctctagctgctgtgagcaggggctactcttccttctggtgcacaggctcctcattgtggtgtcttctcttgttgcagaccaccggctccaggcacatggacttcaatagttgcggcacacaggctccatagttgtggctcatggccttagttgctctgcggcacgtaggatcttcccagagcagggcccaaacccatgttcctgcattggcaggcagattctcaatcagttcaccacctaggaagtgcttgttttgtcttttgataTCTGGACATGATGTACAAGGTTAAAGGAACTACTGTTAGTAAACCTTTAGTGAGGAGGTGGtgaggtgtggggagagaggaagctgcTATATCctgtgattaggtctcagtctctCAGTGAGCCTGTGCCTCTGGCCTGTGAATGCCACAagagtttctctgttttcttcttcccctaggatgggacaggatggctagagtgggCTAGGGTTGGGTATTTCCCCTCCCAGGTCAGGTATGTTCTAAGGAAACCCCAGCAGGCTAGGCTGCAATTAACTAGTCTCTCCTCAAAGCAGAACTTGTTAAGAAGAACCCAGGGCTCTGGTGATTTCAAAGTGGttttttcccctcccagcccccaccaaaAGCACAAAGTGACTCTCCTATGACATTTGCTGAGAGAAATATCACAAAATTCACAAAACTGTGGGATCTCCCTAGAACTTGGTTTTCCTGGAGGTTCTGCCTGCCAAACATCTACAAACTGAGCCTCCAACAATCTACGGAGGATAAATATATCCATTATACATCCATTGTACTACACGTTTTCCTACCCTGGGTCTTGTTCCTGAGGTGTTTCCACTCATAAGTCTCTGCTCCAATAAGCCTGGATTCCCTCTACTCACTGGTCTACCTCTCCAGTCTGGGAGGCAGTGATGTTCCATGTGTTCTCACCTCTGTTACATTGAGGAATTTTCAGAGTTCCTTGTTTTCATCATTGTTAGGTTGGAAAGTTGACTTCcacgagaaaccaaaagccaaaactcTATGACTgatgttttattgttattttgtatccAGGAACTGTGATCAAGTGTGAATTCTCAAACGTGGACACTGATTTACCAGCAACTATATTAAATTTAGTTGGACAGTCATATAATCTCAGCAATGTTTTTGCATTGTTCCATTTCATTTTCCTAAGTTAATATGTTATTATTACAGGCAGGATGACCATACGTTCTCAGAGAGGTAGGGTATAACATTGTCTGTCTCAGGtcaaatatgcatatattcaggACATATTATTTAACAGCAATTACTAGTCAATCATGATATTGACCATGTGAGACATGGTTCTAAGTTCATGGACTTTACAGGCTTCTGGAGAATCGGGATATATGAGTAAATATAAATAACTACAAAATAAGAACAGGGAAATTATAACTGATACCATGCTTATGTTCTCTAGGTGGAGACTACTCTGTAGACTACATCAATGTCTCCCTGCtcaagagatggaaaaagaaagaaacgttTTCCAGTGTTGGTTGTGTAAGAAGCCTGCTGATGTCATCACCAGCACGGCCTCCTTTCTGCTCCAGGACACTCTGAAGtcctctccatgtcttttcacaaAGATGCCCTGAGAAACCAAGGGGAGGTGGTCCTGACCACCATCTTGCTGTTACAGATGGTGGTTGGGACGCTGGCCAATGCCATCCTTTTCCTCCTCAACATCTCTCCCATCTGGCTTGGCCACAAGCAGAGACCCACACAGACGATCCTCACACACATGGTTGTGGCCAAtctcttgattcttctctcccCCAGGGTTCCCCACATAATGGCAGCTTTTGTTCCCAGGACCCCCCTCTCCACTCTCGGGTGTAAATTCATATATTATACACAGAGAGTGGCTCGCAGCGCcaccctgtgctccacctgtgtCCTGAGCACCTATCAGTCCTTCACCCTCATCCCCAGGAGACAGGAGTGGATGATGCTCAGAGGAAGAGTCCCCAAGGTCATTGGTCCTTCCTGCTGCGCCTGCTGGATACTCAGTTTCTTAATGCACATCTATGTCCCTGTGACAGTCACTGGTCCCCAGGACACAAACAACTATACTGATACCCAAGGCAAGTGGTTCTGCTCCACCTCAGCTCCTAAAGCAGGCTTTTTCTACCTGTGGTCCATCTCTGATGCCGTGTTTATTGGCCTCATGGTCTGGTCCAGTGGCTCCACGGTGCTTCTCCTGTGCAGACACCACCAGAGAATGCAGTGTATTCGCACCCCCGCTGGGCAGCACAAATGCCCCCCTGAGACCAGAGCCGCCCACACCATCCTGCTGCTGGTGGTCACCTTTGTCATCTTCTATGTGCTGGATTGCATTTTGGCTTTTTATATCGCTGCCATTTTAGACTTGCGCCTGTGGTTGCTGCATACCGCGAACATTCTGGCTTCCTGTTTCCCCTCGTTTAGCCCCCTCCTGCTGATCCTCAGGGATCCTAAAACTCCTCGGTTCTGCTCTTGGGGTGAAGTGGTAAATACGTAGAAGAGGCTTCAAGCATAACCACAACTTCTCTGTTCTGTGATATTTATTCACGACCATTTATACTGAAGTAGAATTAAAACATAACATGATACTAGTTTCAACTGGGCAACATATAAATgcagtatttatatataatggaaaatatgacaAGTCTGGTTAATATCGTCTCTatacacagatgcaaaaatgtttcttgtggtgagaacttttaagactgactctcttagcaactttcacataTGCAATAGAGTATTATTAGATATTATTACCATGTGGTACATTACCGCCCCATGAATTATTACTTTATAAGAGGAGgtatgtgcctttttttttttattaattgttttctgttcttttcttttcggGCTGTGCCTGGTGGATGCAGGATCTTAGATCTGTGATCAGAGATCCAGcttgggccctggcagtgaaagcatggagtcctaatcactggaccactggggaattctCTCTACCTTTAGACATTTATACTCAGTAccacatttttacataaaatccAATGAACTCAGAAGGTCAATTTTATATTAGTGCTGCCTTGGGAGATCTGAAAGTCAATCCAGGAAATATCAGCTCAAAATTGATCCACGAAAATAGTCAGGAAATGGGTTATCCTCCTGGTCAGCGTGATTCTCTGAAAGAAATGTCCTTTCTTCAGGAACATGTGAAATGGGTCCGTGCACATTCATTCTCATGTCAGCGTGGCTCACACCTGACAACTCTTGGCACTTATTCCAATATTGGTCCAGATAAACGTTACTCCAGGGTGAGGGGAGAGtttattttaagataaagatAAGAAACCTGGAAAATGGGGGAGATTTTCTAGACTATTTTGTGTcttaatttcacttatatttctGTAATACGCTGTCATGTTACACAGAATATCAATATTGTGCAATCAGCTGCTTTACCTTTGAAGGTGGATTTTCTTTCCCAGGTTGACTCTCAGTAAATCTGATTGATGTGGTGAATGAAGTAATAGGAAGGAAATAGTAGACGCTGCCCTCTTCCTATTTGTCACTTAAATGTTTAGTTTTCATCACGGAAATGCAGAGTCTTGGAACTTAGTTTTTTACTTTAACCTAATTGctgttttctgtttcccttttcctTATATCTTCTTTTGCAAATACTGgcatttttaatattccatttttaaaactgctAGTCCTAAAGTATAACTATTTGTATTGATTGCTGTAGCCATTATGTATAGATTCCCAAAGTAGTATATTTTCATTAGAACTACTATGACCATTCCAAAGCATATGTAAGAATATATATGTTTCACCCAAaggacagagactggctgaatggatacaaaaacagaccCATATACGTGCTGCCTACAAAatgctcacttcagatctagagacacacacagactgaaagtgaggggatggaaaaaggtattctacACACAtgagaatcaaaagaaagccaggatAGCAATACTgattcagacaaaatagactttaaaataaagattgttatcagagacaaagaaggacactgcaTATGATCAAAGGATCAAGCCAAGAGGaagatagaacaattgtaaatagatacgcacccaacaaaggagcacctccACATATAAGGAAAATCCAGTGTGTGTGTGACCCTCACAGCCCCTCTCCGTTCAGATGAGCCCATTGCAGgagctcagtagccacatggGACTGGAGTTTTCACACTGCCCAGCCCACATCTGGACACTTTCACCAGCTCAGCTAGATGTCAGGTGATGAATCACGTGTTTCAAGTATCACAGCCCGGATATTAGTGGTTCTTTTTGTATCTTCGTAACCTAGTGCTCGGAATGATACATAGTAGGTCCAAAGTATCTCTGAGTGTTTGAACATGTCAGGCAGCATCTGCATGGTGAATAATTATTCAACATATTAAAGCCAttatcatgggacttccctggtggtgcagtggttaagaatctgcctggcagtgcaggggacatgggttcaatccctggtcctggaagatcccatatgcctcagagcaactaagcccatgtgccacaactcctgagccccatgctgcagctactgaagcccacgcacctagagcccatgctctgcaactagaggagcCATCACAATAAGAAGCACTCCCACCACcgtgaagagtaacccccactccccacaactggaggaagcccgtgcacagcaatgaagacccaacacagccgaggaaataaaaacaaacaaacaaacattaccATGCACATTTTGCCAGTCAGGGGCCATAAatggacaactttttttttttggagtatagttgcttcacaatattgtcttagtttatactgtacagcaaagtgaatcagctatacgtatacatatatctcctctttttagGATtaccttcccatttaggtcaccacagagcattgagtagagttccctgtgctgtacagtaggttcttttaagttatctactttatacgtagtatcaatagtgtgtatacatcaatcccagtctgccaattcatcccaccaccacccccttttCCCCATTGGTATCCATGTTTTTTCTCTATgtcagtgtctctatttctgctttgtaaataagatagTCTATACCaagtttttcagattccacatatgtgtgttaatctACGATATgtgcttttctgtttctgacttacttcactctatatgacagtctctaggtccatccatgtctctacaaatgacccaatttcattcctttttatggctgactaatattccactgtatatatataccacctcttctttatccattcctctgttgatggacatttaggttgcttccatgttctggctattgtacatagtactgcaatgaacattggggtgtacaTCTCTTCctgaatcatggttttctctgggcatatgcccagtagtgggattgctgggtcatatggtagctctctttttaggtttttaaggaatctccatactgttctccatagggactgtatcagtttacatttccaccaacagtgcaggagggttccctttccctccacaccctctccagcatttattgtttgttgatttttttattttggccattcaGACCGGTGTCAGGTGATACAtgattgtagttttaatttgcatttctctaatgatgagtgatgttgagcatcgtttcacgggactcttggccatctgtatgtcttctttggagaaatatctttttaggtcttctgcccatttttctcatCGGGGTGTTTGttcttttgctattgagctgcatgagctgtttggagattaatcctttgtctgttgatttatttgcaaatattttctcccattctgagggttgcctttttgtcttgtttatggtttcctttgctgtgcaaaagcttctaactttaattaggtcctgtttgtttttgtttgtttgtttgtttttattcttatgctctaggaggtgggtcaaaaaagatgtttctgtgatttatgtcaaagagtgttctgcctatgttttcatctaagtgttttatagtgtctggccttacattttgacctttaatccattttgagtttatttttgtctatggtgttagggagtgttctaatttcattcttttccatgtagctgtccagttttcccagcaccacttattgaagtggctgtctttGCTCCACTGTATATGCtggcctcttttgtcaaagattcggtgaccatatgtgcataggtttttctctgggctttcaatcctgttccattgatctctatttctgtttttgtgccagtaccatactgtcgtgattactgtagctttgtagtatattctgaaatCAAGGAgccagattcctccagctccagtttctcatgattgcttttgctgtttaaggtcttttgtgtttctctacaagtaaaaatttttgttctaattctgtgaaaaatgccattggtaatttaatagggattgcattgaatctgtagattgctttgggtagtatagtcattttaacagtattgacTCTCATGAATGTACAACTTTAAAGAAGCAGTAGCTGTGCTATCTTCCTGGCTTATCAGGAAAAACACATGTTCATGAGATGTGGACGTGTCTGCTGCCTTCATGCACCAATTCACTGCAGAAGGAGCCTGATGGGCAGGGTCTACTGAGCCCCTTGTGCTCCACGGTCCCTCAGAAGAATGACATCAGGTCTACTTCCGAGGTAATGGGCCAGGTTTCAAAGGTCCAATTATCAATTTAAATTTCCAACTAGCAATAGATCATTCCAATAATCAATTTGAAGAATTCTAATGTTGTCTCTCTATTCCTAATAAATTCTTATTCCTAACCCATGTCTGTGTGTCCCGGAATGCATCTTACGAGGGCTAATGGCCTAGAACACAGGGAGAGCTGGAGGTCCAGTGAGAGGTTCCAGGAGGGGCTCTATGGGTGACTTAAACAAATGACAACCTCCTTGCAGAGTCATGTGGACATGAGGGAGACCTGAGGATGCTGAGGAAGGAGACAGTGGTTTCAAAGGGGGTATTTTCCAGATTACACTGACCTCAGCCACAAATAGCAAGCGTTGTGGAACTTAAACTAGGGGAAAGATCAGCCTCCAGATCATATGCTGGTGATCAGGGTGAACATACTTTGGGACAGTTTGGAAACGTGAGGCCATGAAGGAACATGCCCAACGGGAACCATAGTGAAGGGAGCCCCAGGTGCACTTTGAGTGTCCCTTCCCCCCAATTATGACTTTCCCTCTAAACTTGGATTCTCCCACAGGGAACATGGAAAActtcccctgccctctgctcAGCTGCTCATGTAGATCTTCTCTGTAATTGCCAGGAGTTGTCACAACTCCCCAGATGTGGATGAGGGGGACGAGCACTGGGGGTAAGACGTGCTCCTCACAGGAGACGCCCCAGACTCTCCATGCAGACAGTGTCAGCTGTGCTGCAGGTGACGTGATGATGGCACCTCTGTGGGGAGATCGGGTTCAGGGACCCCGTCCCTATAACGGTGGCCCATCCTGATGGACACGTCCCTGCACAGAGCTCTGGAGCCGCGTCCAGGCAGGTGAGTGCTTCCTTGTGTTCTGTCTCAGggcagaaaacaggagagaagggcTCTCCCCCAGGAGAGGAGCTCAGGGTTGCATGGTCAGCAGCCTTGGGCAGGACAGGTGCTCACCCTGCCCCGTTCCTGCCCTGGCTGGGCAGGTAGAAGATGGGAATGTGCTGGGGGGTGTGGCAGGGTGGGACCATGATCATGAGATTCAGTGCTGGTATTTGGGTCCTAGTGTCCCTGACAAGGAGGGAAGAAAGTGGGGGGGTCTCTGGAATGTGATCCAATCTTGGATGAACCACTCCACCATGTACCCAAGTGTCTGCTTATTCTCCCAAACCTCACAGAGGTTTAGGCTTGGGTGTGACTACATATGGGACATTGATGTGCAGAGTCTGGGTTATAACTTCAAACTCCTGACGCATCAACTAAGGtccattggcatatagttacttacATGTACAGACAGATATTCACAGAGAAAGATAGCCTGTGCTGAAATGACATTGTGttgcctttttttgtttcttttctgaaatCCTGTTGCAGTAGGGTGCTGCTGCCTCAGTATTCCTCCAAAATATGGGGggtcaaatttttctttatgttctgtattgtgtgtgtgtgtttgagagagtactgctttgtgtgtgtgtcaggcaacaaggggagaaagaaaaaaattactgagaagaACTCTATTAAATTTTCAAGTCTCAGGAATAGTTGGGCTGGTGGAACATAGCTGAACTATCCTTCCCGCTTTACATTTTAATATCCTTCCCTCATATTCCTAGTAGTGAAGGATAATTCAGTAAAATTTTCTGTAGCTTTTACTGCTGCTACTACTAATGCCATATTAGAGCACTTTGTTCAAGCTACTGTGATCAACCATGAACATGAAAACATGTGTGCACGTCAgccgttttttgtttgtttttcaaattcaaacaattcttaaaaatctCATTGAACTATGAGCTTCTCAACAGAAGtagcatcttttctctctctccacatttCCTCCATCATGGTACCTGGAACATGGTAAGCACtgagttatttttgtttcaataatacttaaaaaatttttttcttttactaaaaggaaacttttaatgttcattttaaaaaaggcacCATATAGTGACAGGAGTCAGTCATTTCTTGTCCCATTTGACCCCCCACTTTCTGTCCCCATGCCTGGAAAATGGAAGAGGGTGACCCAGAACTGGGTAAGTTCAGTCACTGCTCTCTGGCTATagaatatgtataattatattcttttcagattctttcccttataggttattaccaaataatgaatatacttccctgtgctatacagtcggttcttgttgtttattttatatatggtagtgtgtatatgttaatcccaaactcctaatttatccttcccccacttttcccctttggtaactgtaagtttattttctatgtctgtgagtctctttctgttgcAAATGAAAGTtatcttcttctttatttttaaaatttatttatttatttatttattggctgtgttgggtcttcattgctgcacgtgggctttctctagttgcggcaagcaggggctactctttgttgtgacgtgcgggcttctcattgcggtggcttctcttgctgtggagcacgggctctaggtgtgcaggcttcagtagttgtggctcaaggtcTCAATAattatggctcgtgggctctagagctcaggctcagtagttgtggtgcacgggcttagttgctccgtggcatgtggggtcttcccggaccagggcttgaactcatgtcccctaaattggcaggcagattcttaaccactgcatcaccagggacaTCCCAGAAGTTATCTTCTGATGCAAATGATTCCCAAATGCACAACCATATAGACAGGAGTTTTGAGTTCTTTTCATTTCACTGTTATGCCagcttttgcatctatgttctgTATCAATGCCTACTTTACATTTCTTatgaggaaatagagacacagagagataaataaaattcccCAAGTTGGACTAAGCTAACAAGTGGGTGATCTTGACATCAAACAAGAGCTGTCTGGTCCAGTGGCTGAAATTTTAACCTGTGCATGACATCTACCTACTGTCCTATTAATACCCCATATTCTACATGACGGAATAAGGTTTTGAGACTTTAAAGAGGTGTTCTAACGTCCCAGCAGCAGTGAGGGGGTGCCAAGGAAAAGATCTGGTGAACCCCAAGCTTATGGTCATGAGCTATTCACTTTGCCACTGCCCGCAATGTCTGCACAGACTATCACAAGAGAAAACCGAttttccagaagagaagggagtcTTGGTAACTCTGGGATTTTGTTGCAAGTTCTCATCTCCTTTCCTGCACCTGACAATGGCTTCTGAATCCTATAGAAATATTACAGATTACGGCCTCTGGGACACATTACTCCTTTCATCAGAACATTTCAACATTTGCATTCTACCTGACGGAAACTTGGTATTCCCTCATAAGGGCTCAGATCAAAATTCACTTTTACATGACACCATAGGTGCTATAGGCAATTTTTTTGAGCTCAGATCGCTAGCTGACTCTGATTTGTAAAACCCAGAACAAAGTAAAAAGTCAGACAAGATGTAGGAACACAAAAACTAATGAAGATGTAAAACCATCTGCTGTGTAGTGGGTCTAACATTCacggtgtttatttttttttttaagttttaaacatatctcattcatatttactgaatttttcaggtttatagtataaatataatttttcagtaGCAATTTTTAATACTCTGAATATGTGCATAAATGTGAATAAtcataatattatatttttcagagagagaaaataattttaaattaaagagtTGATTCATGGAAGCCAGGAATTTATGTTAGTGAAGTTCACTTTGTCTCTGCTCATTCTGTTTAGAACTCATTCCATTATACTGAAACAGATTACCAGACAAGATGTTAAACTAAACTGTGAAGCATTGTCTAGTAATATTATATTATCCATTTGTTCTTTGCAGGTATCTTAGGTTCTTTTGCTACTACTTTGtatagtgtttattttttggtgtgGACTAAGAGGTCACTCAGACAAAGCTCTCCTGGACCCGACTTCTCAGCAAGTTCAGATCTgtgggatttaaaatttttttttattttttggccgtgccacacgacatgtgggatcctagttccctgaccagggattgaacctgggtccccagcAATGGATGTGcgaagtcgtaaccactggaccaccagggaattccctgtagaATTATTAATAACTTAAAATCTTTGGCCAGTGAGGAGCTTTTCTATACTGAATATAATATTTGAGGACATTTTAGGGTCATATTGAATATTCAGAAGGCTGTTGAtttttttggaaggttttttGTCACCAGTCACTCTGGTGAACAATGTTAAGAGTTCTCCAAAGCTGACAGTTGATTCTCTTGCAATTTCAATGAGTTGGAGAACCTTATAATTTGAACGTTAGTTTGcatatttctatttcattgtcTTAGGCTGATGTGTTATAATTGATGACCGTGAACTCTAGGGGGGTCCAGTGCCCTTGTCTCTCTTTCGCATACTCACTTACTAAGTACGTATTACTTATCATTTATTTATGGCTCGTCCA includes:
- the LOC130838204 gene encoding vomeronasal type-1 receptor 4-like encodes the protein MSFHKDALRNQGEVVLTTILLLQMVVGTLANAILFLLNISPIWLGHKQRPTQTILTHMVVANLLILLSPRVPHIMAAFVPRTPLSTLGCKFIYYTQRVARSATLCSTCVLSTYQSFTLIPRRQEWMMLRGRVPKVIGPSCCACWILSFLMHIYVPVTVTGPQDTNNYTDTQGKWFCSTSAPKAGFFYLWSISDAVFIGLMVWSSGSTVLLLCRHHQRMQCIRTPAGQHKCPPETRAAHTILLLVVTFVIFYVLDCILAFYIAAILDLRLWLLHTANILASCFPSFSPLLLILRDPKTPRFCSWGEVVNT